In one Bombyx mori chromosome 22, ASM3026992v2 genomic region, the following are encoded:
- the LOC101735668 gene encoding spermatogenesis-associated protein 6 isoform X1 — MPKIIELTVEIEIQRVSCPGVWLCQDGRVSLSVYALGTSYQTCMLPPIFPLTFKDVFYFRKRFQETCALNNICCLLKDETIYCELVQWSEDCVSNECTILAQYLGALNDVLFPPNMCSNDGVDLLMRRSKDFPGILSPKIEIATKVRIDEVWNQSCVGHFKQTPCHCDNDSTRQKTVCHSAKYHRKKCSTSPGKRSASRSRSRSRSGGSRSCCSLTPVAPELTSTCRCPNPMSKSRTSVSRGRAARGARPAPYSVYSVAQVTRDRDLRRDDCDQTERTHSETDNISSDRIQKLILESRYIDLEPCKSTRRETFSKTNVAGKLTPCVCEICRRYHELFHSEGSLKS, encoded by the exons ATGCCGAAAATCATAGAATTAACAGTTGAAATAGAAATACAGAGG GTCTCATGTCCTGGTGTGTGGTTATGTCAAGATGGTAGAGTTTCATTATCAGTTTATGCACTTGGCACCAGTTATCAAACATGTATGCTGCCTCctatttttcctttgacgttCAAAGATGTGTTCTACTTTCGTAAAAGATTCCAAGAGACTTGTGCTTTGAACAATATTTGTTGTCTATTGA AGGACGAAACTATTTATTGCGAGCTGGTGCAGTGGTCAGAAGACTGTGTGTCCAATGAATGCACGATCCTCGCCCAGTACCTTGGCGCGCTGAATGATGTGCTTTTCCCGCCGAACATGTGCTCTAATGACGGAGTGGACCTGCTAATGAGAAGATCTAAAGATTTTCCT GGTATCCTGTCGCCGAAAATCGAGATAGCCACGAAAGTTCGCATAGACGAAGTGTGGAATCAGTCGTGCGTCGGTCACTTCAAGCAGACCCCCTGCCATTGCGATAACGACTCTACTAGACAGAAGACAGTTTGTCACTCCGCCAAATACCATAG aaaaaagtgCAGCACCAGTCCTGGCAAGAGATCCGCATCCAGATCCAGATCGAGATCAAGATCTGGGGGATCCAGATCTTGTTGTAGCCTAACTCCTGTCGCACCGGAACTAACCAGCACATGCCGATGTCCCAA TCCAATGTCTAAATCCCGGACGTCAGTGTCGCGCGGGCGGGCCGCTAGGGGCGCGCGGCCTGCCCCCTACAGCGTGTACAGTGTGGCGCAAGTCACACGCGACCGCGACCTGCGGCGCGATGATTGTGACCAAACCGAAAG GACGCACAGCGAAACGGACAACATAAGCTCGGACAGAATACAAAAGTTAATATTAGAGAGTCGCTATATCGACCTCGAGCCCTGCAAGTCAACGCGCAGGGAGACGTTCAGCAAAACGAACGTCGCAGGTAAATTGACTCCGTGCGTCTGTGAAATATGTCGGCGATATCACGAGCTGTTTCACTCGGAGGGTAGTTTGAAAAGTTGA
- the LOC101735668 gene encoding spermatogenesis-associated protein 6 isoform X3: protein MPKIIELTVEIEIQRVSCPGVWLCQDGRVSLSVYALGTSYQTCMLPPIFPLTFKDVFYFRKRFQETCALNNICCLLKDETIYCELVQWSEDCVSNECTILAQYLGALNDVLFPPNMCSNDGVDLLMRRSKDFPGILSPKIEIATKVRIDEVWNQSCVGHFKQTPCHCDNDSTRQKTVCHSAKYHRKKCSTSPGKRSASRSRSRSRSGGSRSCCSLTPVAPELTSTCRCPKTHSETDNISSDRIQKLILESRYIDLEPCKSTRRETFSKTNVAGKLTPCVCEICRRYHELFHSEGSLKS from the exons ATGCCGAAAATCATAGAATTAACAGTTGAAATAGAAATACAGAGG GTCTCATGTCCTGGTGTGTGGTTATGTCAAGATGGTAGAGTTTCATTATCAGTTTATGCACTTGGCACCAGTTATCAAACATGTATGCTGCCTCctatttttcctttgacgttCAAAGATGTGTTCTACTTTCGTAAAAGATTCCAAGAGACTTGTGCTTTGAACAATATTTGTTGTCTATTGA AGGACGAAACTATTTATTGCGAGCTGGTGCAGTGGTCAGAAGACTGTGTGTCCAATGAATGCACGATCCTCGCCCAGTACCTTGGCGCGCTGAATGATGTGCTTTTCCCGCCGAACATGTGCTCTAATGACGGAGTGGACCTGCTAATGAGAAGATCTAAAGATTTTCCT GGTATCCTGTCGCCGAAAATCGAGATAGCCACGAAAGTTCGCATAGACGAAGTGTGGAATCAGTCGTGCGTCGGTCACTTCAAGCAGACCCCCTGCCATTGCGATAACGACTCTACTAGACAGAAGACAGTTTGTCACTCCGCCAAATACCATAG aaaaaagtgCAGCACCAGTCCTGGCAAGAGATCCGCATCCAGATCCAGATCGAGATCAAGATCTGGGGGATCCAGATCTTGTTGTAGCCTAACTCCTGTCGCACCGGAACTAACCAGCACATGCCGATGTCCCAA GACGCACAGCGAAACGGACAACATAAGCTCGGACAGAATACAAAAGTTAATATTAGAGAGTCGCTATATCGACCTCGAGCCCTGCAAGTCAACGCGCAGGGAGACGTTCAGCAAAACGAACGTCGCAGGTAAATTGACTCCGTGCGTCTGTGAAATATGTCGGCGATATCACGAGCTGTTTCACTCGGAGGGTAGTTTGAAAAGTTGA
- the LOC101735668 gene encoding spermatogenesis-associated protein 6 isoform X2: MPKIIELTVEIEIQRVSCPGVWLCQDGRVSLSVYALGTSYQTCMLPPIFPLTFKDVFYFRKRFQETCALNNICCLLKDETIYCELVQWSEDCVSNECTILAQYLGALNDVLFPPNMCSNDGVDLLMRRSKDFPGILSPKIEIATKVRIDEVWNQSCVGHFKQTPCHCDNDSTRQKTVCHSAKYHRKKCSTSPGKRSASRSRSRSRSGGSRSCCSLTPVAPELTSTCRCPNSSIICRTHSETDNISSDRIQKLILESRYIDLEPCKSTRRETFSKTNVAGKLTPCVCEICRRYHELFHSEGSLKS; encoded by the exons ATGCCGAAAATCATAGAATTAACAGTTGAAATAGAAATACAGAGG GTCTCATGTCCTGGTGTGTGGTTATGTCAAGATGGTAGAGTTTCATTATCAGTTTATGCACTTGGCACCAGTTATCAAACATGTATGCTGCCTCctatttttcctttgacgttCAAAGATGTGTTCTACTTTCGTAAAAGATTCCAAGAGACTTGTGCTTTGAACAATATTTGTTGTCTATTGA AGGACGAAACTATTTATTGCGAGCTGGTGCAGTGGTCAGAAGACTGTGTGTCCAATGAATGCACGATCCTCGCCCAGTACCTTGGCGCGCTGAATGATGTGCTTTTCCCGCCGAACATGTGCTCTAATGACGGAGTGGACCTGCTAATGAGAAGATCTAAAGATTTTCCT GGTATCCTGTCGCCGAAAATCGAGATAGCCACGAAAGTTCGCATAGACGAAGTGTGGAATCAGTCGTGCGTCGGTCACTTCAAGCAGACCCCCTGCCATTGCGATAACGACTCTACTAGACAGAAGACAGTTTGTCACTCCGCCAAATACCATAG aaaaaagtgCAGCACCAGTCCTGGCAAGAGATCCGCATCCAGATCCAGATCGAGATCAAGATCTGGGGGATCCAGATCTTGTTGTAGCCTAACTCCTGTCGCACCGGAACTAACCAGCACATGCCGATGTCCCAA TTCAAGTATAATCTGCAGGACGCACAGCGAAACGGACAACATAAGCTCGGACAGAATACAAAAGTTAATATTAGAGAGTCGCTATATCGACCTCGAGCCCTGCAAGTCAACGCGCAGGGAGACGTTCAGCAAAACGAACGTCGCAGGTAAATTGACTCCGTGCGTCTGTGAAATATGTCGGCGATATCACGAGCTGTTTCACTCGGAGGGTAGTTTGAAAAGTTGA
- the LOC101735529 gene encoding cryptochrome-1, with protein MSKTPTVIHWFRLDLRIHDNLALRNAINEAENRKHLLRPIYFLDPNIKDKVGINRLRFLLQSLEDLDNNLKKLNTCLYVLRGKAVDLLPKLFDDWQVKYLTCQVDIDPEFVQQDEYIEDIAEKKGVFINKRVQHTVYDVHKVLRENNGAVPLTYQKFLSLVKSINVKEPIEISNVLSSHCKPIDIQSENYSIPNLKELQIDEETLAPVKYHGGETEALKRLNLYMSKKEWVCKFEKPNSSPNSIEPSTTVLSPYISHGCLSAKLFYYKLKEVENGRQHTLPPVSLMGQLMWREFYYTAGTGVANFDKMVGNAICIQIPWTKNDAFLKAWAEGKTGYPFVDAIMRQLKQEGWIHHLARHMVACFLTRGDLWISWEEGAKIFEDYLLDYDWSLNAGNWMWLSASAFFYKYFRVYSPVAFGQKTDKEGVYIKKYVPELKKYPRE; from the exons ATGTCCAAAACCCCAACGGTTATTCATTGGTTTCGCTTAGATTTACGTATTCATGATAACCTTGCCCTTCGCAATGCTATAAATGAA GCAGAAAACAGAAAACATTTGCTCAgaccaatttattttttagatccAAACATTAAAGATAAAGTAGGCATAAATAGATTGCGGTTTTTGTTACAAAGCTTAGAAGATTTAGATaacaatttaaagaaattaaacacTTGTCTGTATGTTTTGAGAGGAAAAGCTGTGGATCTATTGCCTAAGTTATTTGATGACTGGcaagtaaaatatttaacatgTCAAGTGGATATAGATCCTGAGTTTGTACAGCAGGATGAATACATTGAAGACATTGCTGAGAAGAAAGGTGTATTCATTAACAAGAGAGTACAGCATACAGTTTATGATGTACATAAAGTTTTGAGAGAGAACAATGGAGCTGTACCACTCACGTATCAAAAGTTTCTTTCATTAGTAAAGAGCATTAATGTAAAGGAACCAATAGAAATATCTAATGTCTTATCAAGCCACTGCAAGCCAATTGATATACAATCCGAAAACTATAGTATACCCAATTTGAAGGAATTACAAATTGATGAAGAAACATTAGCACCTGTGAAATATCATGGTGGTGAAACAGAAGCTCTTAAACGTTTGAATTTATACATGTCTAAAAAAGAATGGGTTTGTAAATTTGAAAAACCAAATTCATCTCCAAATAGTATTGAACCAAGCACAACAGTACTCAGTCCATATATTAGTCATGGTTGCTTATCagcaaaactattttattataaactcaAAGAGGTGGAAAATGGTAGACAACACACCTTGCCACCAGTATCTCTGATGGGACAATTAATGTGGCGAGAATTTTATTATACAGCAGGAACTGGTGTAGCCAATTTTGACAAAATGGTTGGTAATGCTATTTGCATTCAAATACCTTGGACAAAAAATGACGCCTTCTTAAAAGCCTGGGCAGAAGGTAAAACTGGTTACCCATTTGTTGATGCAATCATGAGGCAACTGAAACAAGAAGGTTGGATCCATCATTTAGCTAGACACATGGTGGCTTGCTTCTTAACCCGAGGTGATCTCTGGATATCATGGGAAGAAGGAGCTAAAATATTTGAAGATTATCTACTTGATTATGACTGGTCATTGAATGCTGGTAATTGGATGTGGTTGTCAGCTTCTGCATTCTTTTACAAATATTTCAGAGTTTATAGTCCAGTGGCATTTGGTCAGAAAACTGATAAAGAGGGAGTTTACATTAAGAAGTATGTACCTGAATTAAAGAAGTATCCACGAGAATGA